In Catenulispora sp. GP43, the following are encoded in one genomic region:
- a CDS encoding pyridoxamine 5'-phosphate oxidase family protein, which yields MAPAPAEAAITTEAELRALLGEPMERAITKERVRLKPIDRQWLAASPLCFLSTSDELGNCDVSPKGDPAGFVKVLDDTRLAIPERPGNRRADGYHNILRNPHVGLIFVVPGRNETLRINGRARLVRDAAYFDDMVVKGHRPIMALEVEIEQIFFHCPKAFLRSALWKPPTWDPDQLPPHAAIVKSVQWTRESLEELTEYYGASYEKSIYVTKK from the coding sequence ATCGCCCCCGCCCCGGCCGAAGCCGCCATCACCACCGAGGCCGAACTGCGCGCGCTGCTCGGCGAGCCGATGGAGCGCGCGATCACCAAGGAGCGCGTCCGGCTCAAGCCGATCGACCGGCAGTGGCTGGCCGCCTCGCCGCTGTGCTTCCTGTCCACCAGCGACGAGCTGGGCAACTGCGACGTCTCCCCCAAGGGCGACCCAGCCGGTTTCGTGAAGGTCCTGGACGACACCCGGCTGGCCATCCCGGAGCGGCCCGGCAACCGGCGTGCCGACGGGTATCACAACATCCTGCGCAACCCGCACGTCGGCCTGATCTTCGTGGTGCCGGGGCGCAACGAGACGCTGCGTATCAACGGCCGGGCGCGGCTGGTGCGCGACGCGGCGTACTTCGACGACATGGTCGTCAAGGGGCACCGGCCGATCATGGCGCTGGAGGTGGAGATCGAGCAGATCTTCTTCCACTGCCCGAAGGCCTTCCTGCGCTCGGCGCTGTGGAAGCCGCCGACGTGGGACCCGGACCAGCTGCCGCCGCACGCCGCCATCGTGAAGTCGGTGCAGTGGACCCGCGAATCGCTGGAGGAGCTGACCGAGTACTACGGCGCGAGCTACGAGAAGAGCATCTACGTCACCAAGAAGTAG
- a CDS encoding HAD family hydrolase: protein MAPLALFDLDDTLIALAPAFRRFAQDFVRGYALPPEAEEWLVQAWDPYQRRDEFFARVRERYGLAEPVEVLWRLYRTRMPELVELRDEVRDGLADLRRAGWRLGIVSNGEADNQLGKIERTGLDRLVDSVAVSGALGVRKPDTEIFRIAAEGAGCALADGGWMVGDNPGADIGGGAAVGLRTVWVDRGRESAAPAATSVVKDVVEAFPLLLTCR, encoded by the coding sequence ATGGCCCCGCTGGCGCTGTTCGACTTGGACGACACCCTCATCGCCCTGGCTCCGGCCTTCCGGCGCTTCGCGCAAGACTTCGTGCGTGGCTATGCGTTACCGCCGGAAGCCGAGGAATGGCTGGTCCAGGCCTGGGATCCGTATCAGAGACGCGATGAGTTCTTCGCCAGGGTGCGGGAGCGCTATGGGCTCGCCGAGCCTGTGGAGGTTTTGTGGCGGCTCTACCGCACGCGTATGCCAGAGCTCGTGGAGTTGCGCGACGAGGTGCGCGACGGGCTGGCGGATTTGCGGCGTGCCGGATGGCGGTTGGGGATCGTGAGCAACGGCGAGGCGGACAATCAGCTCGGGAAGATCGAGCGCACCGGGCTGGACCGGCTGGTGGATTCCGTGGCGGTGTCCGGGGCGCTGGGGGTGCGCAAGCCTGATACGGAGATCTTCCGGATCGCCGCCGAGGGTGCGGGCTGTGCCCTGGCCGACGGCGGGTGGATGGTCGGGGACAATCCCGGTGCTGACATCGGCGGAGGTGCGGCGGTGGGTCTGCGGACGGTCTGGGTCGATCGTGGCCGCGAATCCGCTGCTCCGGCAGCCACCTCCGTCGTCAAAGACGTCGTCGAGGCGTTCCCGCTCTTGCTGACTTGTCGATAA